In a genomic window of Candidatus Krumholzibacteriia bacterium:
- the lpxA gene encoding acyl-ACP--UDP-N-acetylglucosamine O-acyltransferase, protein MRGYNLRKTEIHPTAVIHPWARIGEGVKIGPYTVIGENVEIGDDCEIGSNVLIEGATRIGRGNRIFHGASVGTAPQDLKYAGERTFLTIGDENVLREFVTLNVATGEGDSTVVGSRCLLMAYAHVAHNCVIGNEVILANAVNLAGHVFIDDFVTIGGLTPVHQFVRVGKYAFIGGGSRVERDVPPFVKLAGNPIQLYGLNSIGLERRGFDAERRAHVKRIYKLLYRSDLNVAQVLEILDGDDWDSADAAEMAEFLRHSERGITK, encoded by the coding sequence GTGAGGGGTTACAATCTGCGCAAGACGGAGATACACCCGACTGCGGTCATTCACCCGTGGGCGCGTATCGGAGAGGGTGTCAAGATCGGGCCGTACACGGTGATCGGTGAGAACGTGGAGATTGGTGACGATTGCGAAATCGGCTCCAACGTCCTCATCGAGGGCGCCACGCGTATCGGACGCGGCAACCGCATTTTCCACGGCGCCAGCGTCGGTACCGCGCCCCAGGATCTGAAGTACGCTGGTGAACGCACGTTCCTGACCATCGGGGACGAGAACGTGCTGCGTGAGTTCGTTACCCTCAATGTCGCCACCGGCGAGGGCGACAGCACGGTGGTGGGGAGCCGCTGCCTGCTGATGGCCTACGCGCACGTGGCCCACAACTGTGTCATTGGCAATGAGGTCATCCTCGCCAATGCCGTCAACCTGGCCGGGCACGTCTTCATCGACGACTTCGTCACCATCGGCGGGCTCACGCCGGTGCACCAGTTCGTGCGCGTGGGCAAGTACGCGTTCATCGGCGGCGGGAGCCGCGTAGAGCGCGACGTGCCGCCCTTTGTCAAGCTGGCGGGCAACCCCATCCAGCTCTACGGACTCAATTCCATTGGGCTGGAGCGCCGCGGCTTCGACGCCGAGCGGCGCGCGCACGTGAAGCGGATTTACAAGCTCCTGTATCGCAGCGATCTCAACGTGGCCCAGGTGCTGGAGATCCTGGACGGCGACGACTGGGACAGCGCCGACGCGGCGGAGATGGCGGAGTTCCTGCGCCACTCCGAGCGCGGCATAACCAAGTAG
- a CDS encoding Gfo/Idh/MocA family oxidoreductase, whose amino-acid sequence MGLRIGVAGTGRLGRAHVRVLRSLAGVDFVGCYDLDAARAREAATEFGATAFASLGALLAEVDALSVVTSTSAHADVALEAVAAGRDLFIEKPIAATVAQGDAVVRAARDAGRILQVGHIERFNGALEAVLPRIGQPMFIEVHRLAPFTPRGTDVSVVMDLMIHDLDLLGLLVGGTPVDIRAKGAALLTREPDIVNARLEYADGCVANVTASRITASPMRKVRVFSTTGYYSIDLLGAAVTHYRKSDGFADRMAALQAGSLPAPPSLADFVAVERFRGDGAEPLAKELEAFRRSVADRSTPPVTGEAGVAALRLASEILERVGTARM is encoded by the coding sequence GTGGGACTCCGCATCGGCGTCGCTGGAACCGGGCGCCTGGGGCGTGCCCACGTCCGGGTGCTGCGCTCCCTTGCGGGCGTGGACTTCGTGGGCTGCTACGACCTCGACGCGGCGCGCGCGCGTGAGGCAGCGACCGAATTCGGCGCCACCGCCTTCGCGTCGCTGGGCGCGCTGCTCGCGGAGGTGGACGCGCTCAGCGTCGTGACCAGCACGTCGGCCCACGCCGACGTGGCGCTGGAAGCCGTGGCCGCCGGCCGCGACCTCTTCATCGAAAAACCCATCGCAGCCACCGTGGCCCAGGGCGACGCGGTGGTGCGTGCGGCGCGCGACGCGGGGCGCATTCTGCAGGTGGGGCACATCGAGCGTTTCAACGGCGCCCTCGAGGCGGTGCTGCCGCGCATCGGGCAGCCCATGTTCATCGAGGTCCACCGCCTGGCCCCGTTCACACCGCGTGGCACCGACGTGTCGGTGGTCATGGATCTTATGATCCACGACCTCGACCTGCTCGGCTTGCTGGTGGGTGGGACACCGGTCGACATTCGCGCCAAGGGCGCGGCGTTGTTGACCCGCGAACCGGACATCGTCAACGCCCGCCTGGAGTACGCGGATGGTTGCGTGGCCAACGTGACCGCCAGCCGCATCACCGCCTCGCCCATGCGCAAGGTGCGCGTCTTCTCCACCACCGGTTACTATTCCATCGACCTGCTCGGCGCCGCGGTGACGCACTACCGCAAGAGCGACGGCTTTGCCGACCGCATGGCCGCCCTTCAGGCGGGTTCGCTGCCGGCACCCCCGTCGCTGGCGGATTTCGTGGCGGTGGAGCGCTTCCGCGGCGACGGCGCCGAGCCGCTGGCCAAGGAACTGGAGGCGTTCCGGCGTTCGGTGGCGGATCGTTCCACGCCCCCGGTGACGGGGGAGGCGGGGGTGGCCGCGTTGCGGCTGGCCTCGGAGATCCTCGAGCGCGTCGGCACGGCACGGATGTAA